The Pseudomonadota bacterium DNA segment GCCTTTGGCGACAATCTCATGGAAGTAAGTTTTCTGATTCATTTTTCCTATGTCCAGCGCATCCGAGGAATAGATGATCTCGCCCGACTTGGAAAACGCTTTAATCTTTTCCAATTGCAGATCCTTCTTGGACTGCTCTATGTCACGGATGATTTCCGGGGAGAAAATTTCCCTTGTCAAGTCACTGGAGTGCAGGAACAGCATAGAAGCAAGGTGGGCTGCGGTCCGGCTGGCATCATCTTCGGTGTTTCTCGTCAGTTGTTCGCTGAAGGACGGCATGATAAAAAAAGTGCTGTAGGTGGGTAAAAGAACCGAGATAGTCAGACACAGGATGAAAATGTTTCTTAGCGTCGGCGTTCGTAAAATGTTGGCGGCAATAACGGCAGCGTTTCTGAATGGCACGGCACCCCTCCGGCGATCGCATGAAGGCGGCAAACGACGCGGACCGTCAAAAGATCCCAGGAATTTTATTTCTCAACATTTAATTGATAAGAACTTCCTTTTTCACAGTAGAATTATATGAAGAAGGATCTTGTGTGTCAAGAGGATTTTGACCAGCGAATTCGCACACTTGTTGCCTCATTCATGGCCTCTTCCAACTCTTCTTCAATATGACGGTTCGTTTCCTCTATAGTCTGCCGGTAAGGGGTTACGGGAAGCGAAATGATATCGCGGGGCAATTCTATATACACGGGCCGCTTGTACCGTAATGCCTCATTCAGCACGCGGTCGATTTCACGGCAGGCAGTCTGGTGGTCGTTGATTATGGTCGAGGCCACGGTGATCTGCTCGAAAATCTTCAACTGTGTGTCAAAATCTCGAACCCTATGATGGATGAGGGCCGTCTTTATGCGTTCGTTTCTTCCCGGTGCACCGCTGATTACGACCACAGGCGACTTCTCAGCAAATGCCTGGGCAGTCGTGTTAACCACTTTCAAACCCCCGACGCTATAGGTAACACAGACTACCCCGAGGCCGTTGACTCTGGCATATGCGTCTGCCGCAAAACCGGCGCCCTGTTCATCGCACGTATTAATCAATTTCAAATTACTTCGCTGGAGTTCACCCGTGGTATGCATTACGAGACATTTGCAGAGGACAAGAAGACTGTCAATGCGGTGATCAGGAGCCTCGAAGTCCTTGGCGAAGCCACCAAACGCATACCCGCATCGTTTCGCCAGAAACATCCTGACATTCCCTGGAGCAAAATGGCCGGTATGCGCGACGTGCTCATTCACGATTACATGGGTGTAGACCTGAAGACCGTCTGGAAGGTCGCGCAGGAACGATTACCGGAATTGAAACCTCTGTTTGAAAAGCTAATCCCTACAAAAAGAGGTTGAAAGATAAACCATTCCCGCCGCCGCATCGAGCGGCGCATTATTAGTCATGCCGGACTTGATAAGCCTGCCCCGGCAGGTCGTAAACCGGGGGCATCCAGAATTGAGAAACCAGTTTTTTGGATATCAGGCGGGTTTTCGTGCCTAAAGTCAAGAATAAAGATTTGACCCCTGTCAGTTTCTATGAAAAAGTGAAATCTCGTAAAACAGCTTCTGCATTTACTTTCCGGAGATTTTGGAAGTTGTCGCAACAGTTGCGACAAATCTCTCCAAAGCATATCCGCGAGATCGATCATGGTTCGCCAGCCCTTTCCTTCTTCTTGCCCGCTATGCGAGAAACAGGATTTCTTTTGTGCGCTTCAAGCGGCTGCGGGGAAAGCAGGTTCAATGGTTTTACTATTCACTGATGACTAATTTTATCGACACGTTCGTATTGATAGTTTGTTTTTCTTGTGTTATTCATATCGTGCGCTGAAAAGCGAATTCCTGTCGGTGAGAGGAGGTAGTAATCATGAAAAAGTTTTTAGTAATTGTAGTAGCAATTCTTGCAGGCATTGTCTTCATGACACCTGCTTTCGCACAAATGGCGGTGCCTGGTAAGACAGTACCTGCAAAAAAGGCATCGCCGAATGGTGGAATACATAAGACAGCACCAGAGAAAAATAGTGAGAAAGACAAAAACGAAGAAGACAAAAAACCACCAATAGTTGGCACAAAACCGGCAGCGCTCTAACACAACAATTTTGCTCTAAGAAATTTAAAAGGGGCTCTAAGCCCTTTTTTTTATGTGTGCCGGACCGGGGGGGTTGGGGGTCACCCATTAGTGGGCACCCCGTCAGTATCTTTGAAAAAAGTGATATCTCGTAAAACAGCTTCTGCATTGACTTTCATGAGATTTTGGAAGTTGTCGCAACAGTTGCGACAAATCTCTCCAAAGCATATCCGCGAGATCGATCATGGTTCGCCAGCCCTTTCCTTCTTCTTGCCCGCTATGCGAGAAACAGGATTTCTTTTGTGCGCTCCGCGGCGGTGGCGGGGAAAGCAGATTCAATGGTTTTGCTATTCACTAACAACTATTCACTGCATCTTTGGGGAAACAATGATCTATCGGGGTGGTCGTCGCTATAGCAACTTCTTGAACTCATCGACACCAAGACCCGTTGCCTTGATGATTGCCCGGAGTGTTCCTCTGTCGAGTTCTTTATGATCAGGCACAACTACCTGCGCAAAAGGATCATCTCTTCGCAAGACAATATGGCTTCCTTCCTGTCTTTTAAAATAGAATCCGACCTTGTCGAGGGCCTTAATACATTCGCGTCCGGAGATTCGTGGTAGGTTGCTCATACCGCGACAAGCAAGGCATCAAGCCTATCCTCGGGAACGACAATATTGTCTTCCTTGAGTGCAACTATATAGCCTCGGATTGCTTCTTTAATATTTTCTACGGCTTCTTCCTTTGTCTTGCCCTGGCTTATACAACCCGGCAGACTCGGGCACTCTGCTACCCACCAGCCATCCTCTCCTGGGTAAACAACGACTTGCCTCATCAGTTCAAACCTCCCTCTTGCTTCTTCATAATACTAATTATCTCACAATATCGTTTGTATTCCAATAAAAACGATTATCTGCAGGAATGTAATGTTGTGAAATGATACACAGCGGCCATTTCCGCGTATCTGATGGAAAATATATTTGCAATCCCCGGGCACAATTTGAAAAAATAAGGACTGTTATCTACAAACGATGAGATAAAAAAAGAATCTCGTCGACATTCTCCAGGCAGCAGAAGAGATAAAAACATTGGCTGACCCCTCTCCTATACCGAGCTTTTGAATATCAGGCGGGTTTTCGTGCCTAATGTCAAGGATAAAGATTTGACCCCAGGCAGTTTCGAATTGAGAAACCAGTTTTTTGGATATCAGGCGGGTTTTCGTGCCTAAAGTCAAGAATAAAGATTTGACCCCAGTCAGTTTCTCTAAAAAAGTCAAATCTCGCAAAACATCTCCTATATTGACTTTCCTGAGATTTTAGAAGTCATAGCAACTGTTGCTACAAATCTTTCCGTGGCGGTGACGGAAACTGTTTCCGTCAGAGTAATTAAGTAAATAAGTGATTAGCTGCTTTTTCCAACAGGCCACCTCGGTTCTCAATCGGACGTCTCACGGTCACCCTACCCGCTCTACGCTATCCGCTGTATACTTTTACTTTCGCAATTGCTTTATTAGATGCTGAGAAAGAAAACACTTGCAATTGCATGAATAAATTAGGAAAATAAAGTATTCAATTCATCATGCCAGGTCAGAAAGGCACATAGCACAAAAGGCAGATGCGGGAAAAGCAGGCTCAATGGTTTTTCTATTCACCATTCACCAATGGCTATTCACTGCATCTTTGGGGGAGCAATGGCATATCAATGTAATCGGCAGCAGGGAGATATTGAAATATTGAAGGACGTCCCTCGCGTCCCTTCCATTACCAACGAAATAGGGAACGAGAGAAGAAAAAGTTCTTTACTATCTTCCCCCTTTCTCAACATGGTCTTTGGGTGGTAAGAAAATGATCCTGTAGGTTTTTGTTGACAAATGGTGGCTTGTATTAATAAGATTTTTCAGCATGACGTTGGCAAGGGAACGGGGGGCTTAAATAACGTTGACTTCTAATTGCTTTTTAATAGGCCCACATTATCCTATTTATCGTAAGCCCTCCTTGGGCTTCAAAGGAGTTTAAGATGCCTGCTGTTAATATTTCTGGAAATGGACAGAAACGATTACAGATCAATAAATCCACAGAACTCCTTCACCTGGATGGAGAGAACCCGAGACTTTCTCAAGAGGCGAAAGACTGTAGTCAGTTCGAACTGCTAAGTATACTGCACAAAGGATTCAACTTGGAGGAACTTGCAGACTCAATGGCGCAAAATGGATATTTCGACGAAGAACCTTTAGTGGCCATTCCGCAAAGCCTACCCAAAAAGTCCACAACTGGTAAAGCAGATCATGCTTTTCGAGACTACATTAGTAACGACGATACCGCCTTGATAGTAGTTGAGGGAAACAGACGGCTGGCCACAGTGAAACTGCTTCTGGACTCCCAGCTAAGGGCAAAACTGCGCATTAAGAGTTGGCCAACTATATCTGAAAAGATAAAAGCAGAATTGCAGACACTTCCCGTTATTGTCTATCGAGAGAGAAGTGAAGTTCTGCCCTATTTAGGGGTTCGCCATATTGTGGGCATACAAAGATGGGGCGCCTATTCGAAGGCGCGCTATATCGTCAAGATGATCAACGACGGTCGCGCCATCAAAGATATTGAAGGCCAGATAGGTGATAAACAAAGTGCAGTTGTAAAGAACTATGTCTGCTATAGATTGCTTAAACAGGTTGCAGACGAATTCGATTTTGATACCGATGCAGCAGAGGAGGACTTTTCCCTACTGCTTCTCGCAATAGGACAGGGCAATATAAAGCGATACCTGGGTTTACCTAAGAAGCTGGCCGAGGTGAACTACGATGAACCCGTTTCCAAAGATCACGTGGAGAATCTGAAAAATGTGATGTCTTGGATTTTCGGAGATGGGAAAAAAGAGCGGCCGGTCATAAAGGACTCGAGGGATATTACCACATACCTATCACACGTTGTCGCAAGCGACGAAGCCGTATCCTACTTAACAACAAACAGAGATTTGGTGGCAGCGTATGATCGGTCTGATGGAGAAGAAACGATGCTACTGAAATATATCGCTTTAGCCAATTCGAGACTTGAAAGTGCACTGGGCATAGCTCACAGACACAACACGGCTGAGGTTATTCTCGAAGCAGAGAAGTGTGAGCGCACAGCTAAGGAGCTTGTCAAGGCAGTGAGGCGCTCAGGTGATTGAAATACGAGATCCAAGTTCTGAAACAGACGTAGCCGACTGGATTGAACTGACGATCTCTCTTACGGAGGAAGGGCTGTCTAAGTCATCTGTAGCGTCGATGCTGGAACAGGCTTCAGGAGAGGAACCGGCAGAAGTTTTTCTGACAAGTGTTTGGCGCGAACTGAATTATCGCCACAAGCTTTATTCTCCACCTTTTTTCACGATTGAAGATCACACGGTTCAACCCCTCCCTGGCGCAGGGTCACGTTCAGAGTACATTGCATGTTTATTACTTTCCTTGTTTGGCGTTCAAGGCGGGTCGCAATTACCAGCGAAGCTCTTCGAAAGGCTCACAAGTGAAGCTATCGGACGTTATCTGTCTGGACAGACGCTTGTTTTTGGCTGGCCGTTTGATTCCATTGATAACGATGCAACTGACGAGGAAAGCCAGATAAAACGTAAAGTTAAGGAGCTATCTTCGCGGTTATGCGAAAAATTCTGCGAAGCACCCGCTCCACGTTTCAAAGACAGGGGGATGGACGTTGTTGGCTGGATTCCCTTCGGTGAATCACGATCCGGGCAGGTTGTTATCTTGTTACAGTGCGCTGCTGGGCATAACTGGCGGGACAAGCACCCGGTGCCGGTAGACGCCTGGAATCAATATGTTCACTGGGCCAATAACCCGGTCAAGGCATATGCGGTACCCTGCGTAATTACCGAAC contains these protein-coding regions:
- a CDS encoding DUF86 domain-containing protein, with the protein product MFIARINQFQITSLEFTRGMHYETFAEDKKTVNAVIRSLEVLGEATKRIPASFRQKHPDIPWSKMAGMRDVLIHDYMGVDLKTVWKVAQERLPELKPLFEKLIPTKRG
- a CDS encoding type II toxin-antitoxin system HicA family toxin, with amino-acid sequence MSNLPRISGRECIKALDKVGFYFKRQEGSHIVLRRDDPFAQVVVPDHKELDRGTLRAIIKATGLGVDEFKKLL
- a CDS encoding type II toxin-antitoxin system HicB family antitoxin gives rise to the protein MRQVVVYPGEDGWWVAECPSLPGCISQGKTKEEAVENIKEAIRGYIVALKEDNIVVPEDRLDALLVAV